In Limibacter armeniacum, a single window of DNA contains:
- the sdaAB gene encoding L-serine ammonia-lyase, iron-sulfur-dependent subunit beta has translation MEKSSIFDMIGPVMIGPSSSHTAGVVRIGRVGRKMLGCQPEEVTITFYNSFARTYEGHGSDRAIIAGLLDMKTDDDRIKCALDLAKEANLKYTFKPVGNASAQHPNTIRLQMKAGDKTAEVLGISRGGGLIKIKEVNGFSCNFSASTHTLIVLAEDQIGTISFIANVMSHDDCNIAEMTVSRKGKNDLACQFLEMDSAPREITLEYLRGLKWIREINYLPDIDL, from the coding sequence ATGGAAAAAAGTAGCATTTTTGATATGATTGGGCCTGTAATGATTGGGCCTTCTAGCTCTCATACAGCAGGAGTAGTAAGAATTGGTAGAGTTGGACGAAAAATGTTGGGTTGTCAACCAGAAGAAGTGACCATCACTTTTTATAACTCTTTTGCCCGCACTTATGAAGGTCATGGTTCGGATAGGGCTATCATTGCCGGTCTTTTGGATATGAAAACCGATGATGACAGAATAAAATGTGCATTGGATTTAGCAAAAGAAGCAAACCTAAAATATACTTTCAAGCCTGTAGGAAATGCTTCTGCTCAACACCCAAACACAATCAGACTGCAAATGAAAGCAGGAGATAAAACGGCAGAAGTGTTGGGAATTAGCAGAGGTGGTGGATTGATCAAAATCAAAGAAGTGAATGGCTTCTCATGCAATTTCAGTGCGAGTACTCACACACTGATTGTTTTGGCAGAGGACCAGATTGGCACTATTTCATTTATTGCCAATGTTATGTCTCATGACGATTGTAATATTGCAGAAATGACTGTTTCCAGAAAAGGTAAAAATGACTTGGCTTGTCAGTTCCTTGAAATGGATTCAGCTCCTAGAGAAATTACTTTAGAATACCTTAGAGGCTTAAAATGGATTCGGGAGATTAACTACCTTCCAGATATTGATTTGTAA
- a CDS encoding transglutaminase family protein: MDANELKALLTLMSDDDPEVVSIVKDRLESMSAQNLDALLNIAFEDGDSAVVNRLSVLMQNHRVELTEFRLSRWIAEQSGNVLELLWIIAAFERPLLSIKTLNDVLVQLNYDIWLEMQHDLYPVEKIKKIDHLFWQKLGFKTYQYHKSNKVKPTSMLMVDEVMSCREGNYLIICMLYLLVGQRLNMPVSLVKLPSVFLFRYTFPDNIFYVHPFSRRMLFSRKELEGYAVQMHKVPEEVINEHFSGKELATVLLKELRVAYQKEENEQDSKLVDKLISSLMWHR, translated from the coding sequence ATGGATGCAAATGAGCTTAAAGCTTTACTTACACTAATGTCCGATGATGATCCTGAGGTAGTTAGTATTGTAAAAGATCGATTGGAATCAATGTCAGCTCAAAACTTGGATGCTTTACTGAATATTGCATTTGAGGATGGAGATAGTGCAGTTGTAAATCGGCTGAGTGTCCTGATGCAGAATCACAGAGTCGAGTTGACAGAGTTTAGACTCTCAAGATGGATTGCAGAACAATCAGGAAATGTACTGGAATTGTTGTGGATTATTGCTGCCTTTGAAAGGCCTTTACTTTCAATAAAAACGCTCAATGATGTTCTTGTCCAGTTGAATTATGATATCTGGCTTGAGATGCAACATGATTTGTATCCTGTAGAAAAGATAAAAAAGATAGATCACCTTTTTTGGCAAAAGCTAGGTTTCAAGACTTATCAGTATCATAAAAGCAACAAAGTAAAGCCGACTTCTATGTTGATGGTAGATGAAGTGATGAGTTGTAGAGAAGGTAATTATTTGATTATCTGTATGCTTTATCTACTAGTGGGGCAACGTCTCAATATGCCTGTTTCTTTAGTGAAATTACCCTCAGTTTTTTTATTCCGATATACATTTCCTGACAATATCTTTTACGTACACCCTTTTAGTAGGCGAATGCTTTTTTCCAGAAAGGAGTTGGAAGGTTATGCAGTACAAATGCATAAAGTGCCAGAAGAGGTTATCAACGAGCATTTTTCAGGAAAAGAACTGGCGACTGTCTTACTGAAAGAATTGAGGGTGGCTTATCAGAAAGAAGAAAATGAACAAGACAGTAAATTAGTTGATAAACTGATATCCTCACTGATGTGGCATCGATAA
- the rocD gene encoding ornithine--oxo-acid transaminase, with protein MLEATVTTQQAIDLEHKYGAHNYHPLPVVLSKGEGVYLWDVEGNKYFDFLSAYSAVNQGHCHPRIINALTKQAQELTLTSRAFHSDKLGVAEKFVCEFFGYDKVLLMNTGAEANETAIKLVRKWGYTKKNIPADEAVIVAVERNFHGRTTTIISASTDETARNHFGPYMPGFQVIPYDDVEALEKALSNPNVAGLWIEPIQGEAGVYVPQDGYLKKAEALCKQNNVLLMMDEVQTGVARTGKMLAADHEDVKPDLLILGKAISGGVYPVSAVLANDDVMLVLNPGEHGSTYGGNPLAAVVMMEALSVIKDENLMENAQRLGEVFRSRMEKVIEKSDLVLKVRGKGLLNAIVVNDSEESETAWNICVKLKENGLLAKPTHGNIIRFAPPLVITEEQLHECCDIIEKVILDYKA; from the coding sequence ATGTTGGAAGCTACAGTAACAACACAACAAGCAATTGACTTAGAACACAAATACGGAGCCCATAATTACCATCCGCTACCAGTAGTGCTTTCAAAAGGTGAGGGAGTATATCTTTGGGATGTTGAAGGTAACAAGTATTTTGATTTCCTTTCAGCGTACAGTGCTGTTAACCAAGGGCATTGCCACCCAAGAATTATCAATGCATTGACAAAACAAGCTCAGGAACTTACACTGACGTCAAGAGCATTTCACTCAGACAAACTTGGCGTTGCTGAGAAGTTTGTGTGTGAATTCTTCGGTTACGATAAGGTGCTGTTAATGAATACAGGTGCTGAAGCAAATGAAACGGCTATCAAACTTGTAAGAAAGTGGGGTTATACTAAGAAAAATATTCCTGCAGATGAAGCTGTAATTGTGGCAGTGGAAAGAAACTTCCACGGTAGAACAACTACAATTATTTCTGCATCAACTGATGAAACTGCCAGAAACCACTTTGGTCCATATATGCCAGGCTTCCAGGTGATTCCTTACGATGATGTAGAGGCGCTTGAAAAAGCTTTGTCAAATCCAAATGTAGCAGGCCTTTGGATTGAACCAATCCAAGGTGAGGCAGGTGTTTATGTACCTCAGGACGGATACTTGAAGAAAGCAGAAGCGCTATGTAAGCAAAACAATGTATTGCTTATGATGGATGAAGTTCAGACTGGTGTGGCACGTACAGGTAAAATGCTTGCAGCAGATCATGAAGACGTAAAGCCTGACCTATTGATCTTGGGTAAAGCAATTTCAGGTGGTGTTTATCCTGTTTCAGCTGTTTTGGCTAATGACGATGTGATGCTGGTATTGAACCCAGGTGAGCATGGTTCTACATATGGTGGTAACCCGCTAGCTGCTGTTGTAATGATGGAGGCTTTGAGCGTTATCAAGGATGAAAACCTGATGGAAAATGCTCAGCGATTGGGTGAGGTATTCCGTAGCAGAATGGAAAAGGTGATCGAGAAATCTGATCTGGTTCTGAAAGTAAGAGGTAAAGGTCTTCTGAATGCAATCGTGGTAAACGATTCTGAAGAAAGTGAAACTGCTTGGAATATTTGTGTGAAACTGAAAGAAAACGGTTTGTTGGCTAAACCAACTCATGGTAATATCATTCGTTTTGCACCTCCATTGGTAATTACAGAAGAGCAACTGCACGAATGCTGTGATATCATCGAAAAAGTAATCCTTGACTATAAGGCATAA
- a CDS encoding beta-ketoacyl-ACP synthase III, whose protein sequence is MKPINAAITAVAGWVPDERLTNQDLERLVETNDDWIVSRTGIKERRILNGNGRGTSEMAIHAVKDLLVKRGIEGHEVDLIVCATATPDMGFVSTANIVAEAIGCNAMSLDISAACSGFLYGLEMASNFIRSGTYKKVVVIGADKMSSVIDYKDRNSCILFGDGAGAALLEPDEEYGIVDATMYSDGSGKNMLNVKRGGSAYPLGAEDFSAREHYFYQDGKNVFRHAVTKMADVAAEVMEKNNLTGEDVAWLIPHQANKRIIEATAQRMNVGMDKVAMNISQYGNTTGATIPLCLWEWEKNFKKGDNLILAAFGGGFTWGAIYLKWAY, encoded by the coding sequence ATGAAACCGATTAATGCAGCGATTACGGCTGTTGCCGGATGGGTTCCGGATGAACGATTAACTAATCAGGACCTAGAACGGCTGGTTGAGACCAATGACGATTGGATCGTTAGCCGTACAGGGATTAAGGAGCGAAGGATTTTGAATGGGAATGGGAGAGGGACTTCCGAAATGGCCATTCACGCTGTGAAAGATCTATTGGTTAAGAGAGGAATTGAAGGCCATGAAGTGGATCTGATTGTTTGTGCAACGGCAACACCTGATATGGGTTTTGTGTCGACAGCTAATATTGTAGCAGAAGCCATTGGCTGCAATGCCATGAGTTTGGACATTTCTGCAGCTTGTTCGGGATTCCTTTACGGTCTTGAAATGGCCTCCAACTTTATCCGAAGCGGAACCTACAAAAAAGTAGTGGTCATTGGGGCAGATAAAATGTCATCAGTGATTGACTACAAGGACAGAAACTCCTGTATCTTATTTGGAGATGGGGCAGGAGCAGCTTTGCTTGAGCCTGATGAAGAATATGGAATTGTTGACGCAACAATGTATTCTGATGGAAGTGGAAAGAATATGCTTAATGTCAAAAGGGGAGGCTCGGCTTATCCTTTAGGTGCTGAAGATTTTTCTGCAAGAGAGCATTATTTTTATCAGGATGGGAAGAATGTTTTCCGTCATGCCGTGACTAAAATGGCTGATGTAGCTGCTGAAGTGATGGAAAAGAATAACCTGACAGGTGAAGATGTTGCTTGGCTGATTCCACATCAGGCTAATAAAAGGATCATTGAAGCAACTGCTCAACGAATGAATGTTGGCATGGACAAAGTAGCCATGAACATTAGCCAATACGGGAACACTACAGGTGCTACCATTCCATTGTGTCTTTGGGAATGGGAGAAGAACTTTAAAAAAGGAGATAATCTGATTTTGGCGGCATTTGGTGGTGGATTTACTTGGGGTGCTATTTACCTTAAGTGGGCATACTAA
- a CDS encoding DUF1987 domain-containing protein, whose product MKNFYLSQGHKTPKIELNYEKGHLYIAGRSIPENSIEFYRPLIDWVNEYIDQPQDQTVVDIKLEYFNTSSSKCLIEVFRALEELNAKDGSEVVVNWYFEEDDEDMEESGEDFKEVIKVPSQ is encoded by the coding sequence ATGAAAAATTTTTATCTATCCCAAGGACATAAGACACCTAAGATTGAGTTGAATTATGAAAAAGGTCATCTCTATATTGCTGGTAGATCGATTCCTGAAAACTCTATTGAGTTTTACCGTCCACTGATAGATTGGGTCAATGAGTATATAGATCAACCTCAAGACCAGACTGTAGTAGATATCAAGCTTGAATACTTCAATACAAGTTCTTCTAAGTGTCTGATAGAAGTTTTTAGAGCATTGGAAGAGCTAAATGCAAAAGACGGTAGTGAAGTGGTTGTAAATTGGTATTTTGAAGAGGATGATGAAGATATGGAGGAGTCGGGAGAAGACTTTAAGGAAGTGATCAAAGTGCCAAGCCAATGA
- a CDS encoding oligosaccharide flippase family protein: protein MLKKLFSEAVLYGVSTVLIRLINYTLIPIHTKVFAPAEFGIVSIFYAYAVLFNALYSYGMETTFFRFMSKADESEKPQVYNRILTSLISSSLLFSAIMYGFSAEIASFLGYANAQHYVQWFAILFAIDAILIIPFAKLRAEHKAKQFVSLKLAEVIVTVGLNLFFLVICPKIYSGDSPETISWFYNPNLGIGYAFLSNLYAKAFVLLLLWKAFANWRPAWDWTHMKQYYKYGFPFILTGVAVFVNESSDKLMLEAWLPEGFYSFGDSTYAVGVYSACYKLSIFITLAVTAFKYAAEPFFFAQADDKNSPETFSRVMRYFIIVLMIMVVGVCTNIDWLSSIFIRRDSYKVGLSIVPFLLMANMFLGIYYSLSVWFKVTDRTKFGAFISLGGALVTLLGNYLLIPVLGYHGSAIATLICYALMAITSYVLGQRYYPIPYKLGNALLHMIGGLLFILFAYYLHKGDFWGNFFLQNCIFAGYLIFVGLIERKEIKKMLQRH from the coding sequence ATGCTTAAAAAACTTTTTTCTGAAGCGGTGCTGTATGGAGTCAGTACTGTGTTGATCAGGTTGATTAATTATACACTGATTCCGATTCATACAAAAGTTTTCGCTCCTGCTGAGTTTGGAATTGTATCCATTTTTTATGCATATGCTGTGCTTTTTAATGCATTGTATTCATACGGTATGGAAACAACATTCTTTAGATTTATGTCTAAGGCAGATGAGAGTGAAAAGCCTCAAGTTTATAATAGGATTCTCACTTCGCTTATCAGTTCATCATTATTGTTCTCAGCAATAATGTATGGCTTTTCCGCAGAAATAGCTTCGTTTTTAGGGTATGCCAATGCCCAACACTATGTTCAATGGTTTGCCATTTTATTTGCTATCGATGCGATTCTAATCATTCCATTTGCAAAATTGAGAGCAGAGCACAAAGCCAAGCAGTTTGTTAGCCTAAAGTTGGCAGAAGTGATTGTAACTGTAGGTTTGAATTTATTCTTTCTTGTTATCTGTCCTAAAATATATTCTGGTGATTCTCCTGAAACAATCAGTTGGTTTTACAATCCAAATTTAGGAATAGGCTACGCATTCCTTTCCAATCTTTACGCTAAAGCTTTTGTTCTGCTACTGTTATGGAAGGCATTTGCTAATTGGAGACCGGCTTGGGATTGGACACATATGAAACAGTATTACAAATATGGTTTTCCGTTTATCCTGACAGGGGTTGCTGTATTTGTAAATGAATCATCTGACAAGTTGATGTTAGAGGCTTGGCTGCCAGAAGGGTTTTATAGCTTTGGAGACAGTACTTATGCGGTTGGCGTATACTCAGCTTGTTATAAGTTATCCATATTTATCACTTTGGCTGTTACGGCATTTAAGTATGCAGCAGAGCCATTCTTCTTTGCACAGGCTGATGATAAAAACTCACCTGAGACTTTTTCAAGGGTGATGCGCTACTTCATCATTGTATTGATGATTATGGTAGTAGGGGTTTGTACCAATATTGATTGGCTGTCTTCAATTTTTATCAGAAGAGACTCCTATAAAGTAGGGTTGAGTATAGTTCCATTCTTGCTAATGGCAAATATGTTTTTAGGAATCTATTACAGCTTGTCTGTATGGTTTAAAGTTACGGATAGGACAAAGTTTGGAGCCTTTATTAGCTTGGGAGGAGCGCTGGTGACCTTGCTTGGAAACTATTTGCTGATACCTGTGTTAGGTTATCACGGCAGTGCCATTGCTACCTTGATATGTTATGCTTTAATGGCTATTACATCATATGTCTTAGGTCAAAGGTATTATCCAATTCCTTACAAATTGGGAAATGCACTATTGCATATGATAGGGGGATTATTATTCATCCTGTTTGCATATTACCTGCATAAAGGTGATTTTTGGGGCAACTTTTTCCTACAAAATTGCATTTTTGCAGGATATTTGATTTTTGTGGGATTGATTGAACGTAAAGAAATAAAGAAAATGCTACAGAGACATTAA
- a CDS encoding enoyl-CoA hydratase/isomerase family protein, translated as MHKSLAHVATTKADSIMDFQNLLLEQQNGILTITINREDKLNALNVKTIEEIEQAIQIAYDETDIRVVIITGKGSKAFVAGADIAEIAELNELNARKFSERGQEVFEKIEHCPKPVIAAVNGFALGGGSEIAMACHIRVASENAKFGLPEVSLGLIPGYGGTQRLPKLVGKGLAYEMILTGEMISASRAAEIGLVNHVYPQDILMEKCRDMASKIMQKAPLAIAHAIDCIHYAQSGTDGFNMEANAFGNCCKTEDFKEGTSAFLEKRKPEFEGK; from the coding sequence ATGCATAAGTCATTGGCTCATGTAGCCACAACAAAAGCAGACTCAATAATGGACTTTCAGAACCTACTACTAGAACAGCAGAATGGTATACTAACCATAACCATCAACCGTGAAGATAAGCTGAATGCACTGAACGTAAAGACAATCGAGGAGATTGAGCAAGCGATTCAGATAGCATATGACGAAACGGATATCCGTGTGGTGATAATCACAGGCAAAGGTTCAAAAGCTTTTGTTGCAGGTGCGGATATTGCTGAAATTGCAGAATTGAATGAACTAAATGCCCGCAAGTTTTCTGAAAGAGGACAAGAGGTGTTTGAGAAAATTGAACATTGTCCTAAGCCTGTCATTGCAGCCGTTAACGGTTTTGCACTAGGAGGCGGTTCAGAAATTGCAATGGCATGCCATATACGTGTTGCATCAGAAAATGCAAAATTCGGATTACCTGAAGTATCTCTTGGACTGATTCCAGGTTATGGAGGAACACAAAGACTTCCTAAACTGGTAGGGAAAGGGTTGGCATATGAAATGATCCTAACAGGAGAAATGATTTCAGCTTCAAGAGCGGCTGAAATTGGACTTGTGAACCACGTTTATCCTCAGGACATCTTGATGGAAAAATGCAGAGACATGGCAAGCAAGATTATGCAAAAGGCTCCTTTAGCTATTGCACATGCCATTGATTGTATTCATTATGCTCAATCAGGTACTGATGGGTTTAATATGGAAGCCAATGCATTTGGAAACTGTTGCAAAACCGAAGATTTCAAGGAAGGTACATCTGCATTTCTTGAGAAAAGAAAGCCTGAATTTGAAGGCAAATAA
- a CDS encoding DUF2147 domain-containing protein encodes MFKQLLLTITLLLAGTAAIQAQSVMGKWKTIDEETGEAKSIVEIYEKNGKVFGKIVKLLNKPADTLCDECPGDRKNQPIVGMNIITDMEKKGKEYAEGEIMDPANGKVYDCKLWTENGKLMVRGYVAFFFRTQEWVKAEDM; translated from the coding sequence ATGTTTAAACAACTCTTACTTACTATCACATTGCTACTTGCTGGTACTGCAGCAATTCAAGCACAGTCCGTAATGGGCAAATGGAAAACCATCGACGAGGAAACAGGCGAAGCAAAATCAATTGTTGAGATTTATGAAAAGAATGGCAAAGTATTTGGCAAAATAGTAAAGCTTCTAAATAAGCCTGCTGACACACTTTGTGATGAGTGTCCTGGTGACAGAAAAAACCAACCAATCGTTGGCATGAATATCATCACTGATATGGAAAAAAAAGGAAAAGAATACGCTGAAGGTGAGATCATGGACCCAGCAAACGGTAAAGTATATGACTGTAAGCTGTGGACTGAAAATGGTAAGCTAATGGTAAGAGGATATGTTGCTTTCTTCTTCCGCACTCAAGAATGGGTGAAAGCTGAGGATATGTAA
- a CDS encoding DUF6175 family protein has product MKRYSHYFLLLLLIPSLSLAQSVNKEKVVVLPYVENYEPLCKAMEEDLDRRNAVEAVEEVFKEKGYKVAKVTPLLRYLMKQGKCSGNNEETIRNVCEVSGASLYVLLEANYSTSSTGNYVNLAMTVFDAASDFQLAYKTMRSNKMYTSDIAGLTRQAFKRDADELLAEIASAEDDNGVYGNNRNKAITLKSDVDTNIPKANFVNENAVAVVIGNRNYRNPDVPAVDFAIHDARAMKMYLQQAYGFREGNIIYVEDATQASFNAIFGTDGNPKGKLYNYVKAGKSDVFVFYSGHGAPNPETNEGYFVPVDTDPSLIQHNGYSLNTFYTNLGEVPYRSLTVLLDACFSGASEKGMLLKNISPVFIKTQNKVMRDEKAMVFASASADQVASWYPEKQHGLFTYFFLKGIQGYADADQNGLVSLDEMGDYLNSNVVYMARRLNNREQNPQVIGVIERTVYSKDQVEQKQH; this is encoded by the coding sequence ATGAAAAGATACAGTCATTATTTTTTACTGTTACTATTGATCCCTTCATTGAGTCTGGCACAATCTGTAAATAAGGAGAAGGTTGTGGTATTGCCATATGTGGAAAACTATGAACCTCTTTGTAAGGCAATGGAAGAGGATCTGGATAGACGAAATGCTGTAGAAGCAGTAGAAGAGGTGTTTAAGGAAAAAGGTTACAAGGTTGCTAAAGTCACACCTTTACTGAGATACCTAATGAAACAAGGAAAGTGCTCAGGAAATAATGAAGAGACAATTAGAAATGTCTGTGAAGTATCGGGAGCAAGCCTATATGTTTTACTTGAAGCAAATTATAGTACATCCTCTACAGGAAACTATGTGAATCTGGCAATGACTGTATTTGATGCGGCATCTGATTTTCAGCTTGCCTACAAGACAATGCGTTCCAATAAGATGTACACCAGCGATATTGCGGGGTTGACTAGACAAGCATTTAAACGTGATGCGGATGAGTTATTGGCTGAGATAGCATCAGCTGAAGACGATAATGGTGTTTATGGAAATAACAGGAACAAGGCGATTACCCTCAAATCAGATGTAGATACCAATATACCTAAAGCCAACTTTGTGAATGAAAATGCAGTGGCAGTTGTGATTGGTAACAGAAATTACCGTAATCCTGATGTACCAGCCGTCGATTTTGCTATACATGATGCAAGGGCTATGAAAATGTACCTTCAGCAGGCATATGGCTTCAGGGAAGGGAATATCATATATGTTGAGGATGCGACACAGGCTTCATTTAATGCAATTTTTGGTACAGATGGCAACCCGAAAGGAAAGCTATATAACTATGTAAAGGCAGGGAAATCAGATGTATTTGTGTTTTATAGTGGTCATGGGGCGCCAAATCCTGAGACTAATGAAGGTTATTTTGTGCCGGTTGATACTGATCCGTCACTGATTCAGCATAATGGATATTCACTGAATACTTTTTATACAAATCTAGGAGAAGTACCTTATCGCTCGCTGACTGTACTTTTGGATGCCTGTTTTAGTGGTGCATCTGAAAAAGGAATGTTGCTCAAGAATATTTCACCTGTATTTATCAAGACACAAAATAAGGTTATGAGAGATGAGAAGGCAATGGTATTTGCATCAGCTTCAGCAGATCAGGTTGCTTCATGGTATCCTGAAAAACAACATGGGCTTTTTACTTACTTCTTTTTGAAAGGAATTCAGGGGTATGCAGATGCTGATCAAAATGGATTAGTTAGTTTGGATGAAATGGGCGATTATCTGAATTCAAATGTGGTTTACATGGCTAGACGCTTGAATAATCGTGAACAAAATCCTCAGGTGATTGGGGTGATAGAAAGGACTGTATATAGCAAGGATCAGGTTGAACAAAAACAGCATTGA
- a CDS encoding tetratricopeptide repeat protein, with translation MKIYFRSFLLLTGLFFLISCDPNADRNQFFIKGKVSLNEKNYGDAIRYFSEAIKLDSAFYEALNNRGVALFGQRKYDLAIADYSRAIQVNDTLADAYYNRSNAYYELEDFEQALSDLNIVTGIYPDSAYVFLNRGMVYQQLGKTDSALVDFNSAIRLNPKNEAAYVNKGYILYTRQLYDEAESAFKSALEVNPKQHQACNNLGLIESEKGNFDEALKYYDRAIELKPSHPFYRNNRGYARMNQNDLDGAEQDFKLSVFYDEKNPLAQRNMGICLVKKGDEKALEFLTTAKQLNADTPQLYFWLGKALLLKGNQNEACKAFVESKSRNEGLVSEKEMKGC, from the coding sequence ATGAAAATTTATTTCAGAAGTTTCCTGTTGTTAACAGGACTTTTCTTTTTGATTTCCTGTGATCCGAATGCGGACAGAAATCAATTTTTTATCAAAGGAAAAGTAAGTCTCAATGAGAAGAATTACGGTGATGCTATCAGGTATTTCAGTGAGGCGATCAAATTGGATTCCGCTTTTTATGAGGCATTGAACAACCGGGGAGTAGCATTATTTGGACAGCGTAAATATGATTTGGCTATAGCTGATTATAGCAGAGCTATCCAAGTCAATGACACGTTAGCTGATGCATATTACAATAGGTCAAATGCCTATTATGAGTTGGAAGACTTTGAACAGGCATTGAGTGACCTGAATATTGTAACAGGTATTTATCCTGACTCAGCTTATGTGTTCCTGAATCGCGGTATGGTTTATCAGCAATTGGGTAAAACAGACAGCGCATTAGTTGATTTCAATAGTGCGATTAGGTTGAACCCAAAAAATGAGGCAGCCTATGTCAATAAAGGGTATATCCTTTACACAAGACAGCTTTATGATGAAGCGGAATCTGCTTTCAAGAGTGCGCTTGAGGTAAATCCGAAACAGCATCAGGCATGTAATAATCTAGGACTGATCGAGTCAGAAAAAGGGAATTTTGACGAAGCACTTAAGTATTATGATAGAGCGATTGAGTTAAAACCATCTCATCCTTTTTACAGAAACAACAGAGGCTATGCCCGTATGAATCAGAATGATTTGGATGGAGCAGAACAGGATTTTAAACTGTCTGTGTTTTATGATGAGAAGAACCCTTTAGCTCAACGAAATATGGGTATCTGTTTGGTTAAAAAAGGAGATGAGAAGGCTCTTGAATTTCTTACCACAGCCAAGCAGTTAAATGCTGATACACCTCAACTCTATTTTTGGCTTGGAAAAGCGCTCCTGCTAAAAGGAAATCAGAATGAGGCTTGTAAAGCATTTGTAGAGTCAAAAAGTAGAAATGAAGGGCTTGTTTCTGAGAAAGAAATGAAAGGTTGTTAA
- a CDS encoding TolC family protein, producing the protein MYKKLSIAAFCLMAALQANAQNDNNQWSLEECISYAKDKNIQVQMSQLNVRESHETIQNAKEQRLPSVNASVGENFSRGLSFDVFTNQPVTDNVWTTNFNLNAGVTLFNGFRIKNNISKSQTDAEANLLDMQKTENDISLQVAAAYLQILFAEENVSVAQKRVASNNDQIERMQKMVEAGALPLANLLDMQAQKTTNESQLITAENQLTMAKLQIKQLLRLEADSPFNIVRPEIGAPESLVFASLGTVYNSAESHMPEVKSADLRAESASMSEEIAKGAYLPSLTANAGVTSNYSTNNLVYKETETGQKIPTTEIVSLGTQLDESLRYYAGLTLRIPIYNNRSAKNQVEISRINIERAQLNAQSVRQQLRSDIERAYTEALAAQKTFIASSKQVEALTEQFRTIENRYNNGAANATDYTVAQNNLNIAQAELIRAKYDYVFKSKVLDFYQGRPIILN; encoded by the coding sequence ATGTACAAGAAACTATCAATTGCAGCTTTCTGTCTGATGGCAGCCCTTCAAGCAAATGCCCAAAATGACAATAACCAATGGTCACTGGAAGAATGTATTTCCTATGCAAAAGACAAAAACATTCAGGTTCAGATGAGTCAGCTAAACGTTAGAGAATCTCATGAAACTATTCAAAATGCAAAAGAGCAACGCTTACCATCAGTAAATGCCTCTGTTGGGGAAAACTTCTCACGAGGCCTATCATTCGACGTTTTCACAAACCAACCCGTTACTGATAATGTCTGGACAACTAACTTTAACTTAAATGCAGGTGTCACTCTTTTTAATGGTTTTAGAATAAAGAATAATATCAGTAAAAGCCAAACTGACGCTGAAGCCAACCTACTGGACATGCAAAAGACAGAAAATGATATCTCATTACAAGTAGCGGCAGCCTACTTGCAGATTTTATTTGCTGAAGAGAACGTATCTGTTGCTCAGAAAAGGGTTGCTTCTAATAATGACCAAATTGAGCGAATGCAAAAAATGGTAGAAGCTGGCGCATTGCCTTTGGCTAACCTCTTGGATATGCAGGCTCAGAAAACGACCAATGAATCGCAGTTGATTACAGCAGAAAATCAATTGACTATGGCTAAGCTTCAGATTAAGCAATTGCTTAGACTTGAAGCAGACTCTCCTTTCAATATTGTAAGACCTGAAATAGGAGCACCTGAATCATTGGTTTTCGCAAGCCTTGGCACAGTGTACAACAGTGCTGAATCCCATATGCCCGAGGTAAAAAGTGCTGATTTGAGAGCCGAAAGTGCTAGTATGAGTGAAGAAATAGCAAAAGGTGCTTACTTACCATCACTTACTGCAAATGCAGGAGTTACAAGTAATTATTCGACAAACAACCTTGTCTATAAAGAAACTGAGACAGGACAAAAAATTCCAACAACTGAAATTGTTAGTCTTGGCACACAGTTGGATGAAAGTTTAAGGTATTATGCAGGATTGACATTACGTATTCCTATTTACAATAACCGCAGTGCAAAAAATCAGGTAGAAATTTCTAGAATTAACATAGAAAGAGCCCAACTGAACGCCCAGTCTGTACGACAGCAATTACGTTCTGATATTGAAAGAGCTTACACAGAAGCCTTGGCTGCTCAGAAAACTTTCATAGCCAGCTCTAAACAGGTAGAGGCTTTGACTGAGCAATTCAGAACAATTGAGAATCGTTACAACAATGGTGCAGCCAATGCCACAGATTATACAGTAGCTCAAAACAATTTGAATATTGCACAAGCTGAGCTAATCAGGGCAAAATATGATTACGTGTTCAAATCAAAAGTTTTGGACTTTTACCAAGGAAGACCTATTATTCTTAATTAA